In Candidatus Sulfurimonas marisnigri, a single genomic region encodes these proteins:
- the galT gene encoding galactose-1-phosphate uridylyltransferase yields the protein MSEIRLDRMHNQYVLIAPERLRRPDLLAPIKLKKLHQRCPFCEGNEVLTPPELYAMRDNSPNSAGWKTRVIPNLYKAVQIELEDKSKRESMFESIPGVGAHEVLIDSPCHECDIEEADTQSIENWLRSMIIRVEDLRNDNRLVHISIFKNFGSVAGATQEHPHTQILALPIMPQNEIVFLERNMRYYQRHGRGMVEDILQNEISAKDRIVSEIGSFVAFCPYASSFPFEIMIAPKRNISSLELCTRDEISDLAVIIKEIFQKLSKQLGSFNYNLYFRLAPLNSNFENESYMPYMDKNYRFTIRITPRIYRIGGFEIATGMAINPVSPEECVKLFNTQESL from the coding sequence ATGTCTGAAATCCGTCTTGATCGAATGCATAATCAGTATGTATTGATTGCACCAGAGCGACTTCGAAGACCAGACTTGCTTGCGCCCATAAAATTAAAAAAATTACATCAACGTTGTCCTTTTTGTGAGGGGAATGAAGTGCTAACTCCACCAGAGCTCTATGCCATGCGTGATAATTCACCAAATTCTGCAGGTTGGAAAACTCGTGTAATACCAAACTTATATAAAGCAGTGCAAATTGAGTTAGAAGATAAATCCAAAAGAGAGAGTATGTTTGAGTCAATTCCAGGTGTTGGGGCTCATGAGGTGTTAATTGACTCACCATGTCATGAGTGTGATATTGAAGAAGCTGACACACAAAGTATTGAAAATTGGCTAAGAAGTATGATAATACGCGTTGAAGATTTAAGGAATGATAATAGATTAGTACATATTAGTATCTTTAAAAACTTTGGTTCAGTAGCTGGGGCAACACAAGAACATCCACATACTCAAATATTGGCTTTGCCTATTATGCCGCAAAATGAGATAGTATTTTTAGAACGAAATATGAGATATTACCAAAGACATGGACGCGGAATGGTGGAAGATATCTTACAAAATGAGATATCTGCTAAAGATCGTATAGTCTCAGAAATAGGCAGTTTTGTAGCTTTTTGTCCATATGCCAGCAGTTTTCCTTTTGAGATTATGATTGCTCCAAAACGCAATATTTCATCTCTTGAGCTATGTACACGCGATGAGATTAGTGATTTGGCAGTGATTATTAAAGAGATTTTCCAAAAACTCTCAAAGCAACTTGGCAGTTTTAACTATAACCTTTATTTTCGTTTAGCACCACTAAACTCGAATTTTGAAAATGAGTCATATATGCCATACATGGATAAAAACTATCGCTTTACAATACGGATAACTCCACGTATCTACCGTATTGGCGGTTTCGAAATTGCTACAGGCATGGCGATAAATCCCGTTTCTCCCGAAGAGTGTGTAAAGCTATTTAATACTCAAGAATCTTTATGA
- a CDS encoding glycogen synthase — protein sequence MKILFAASEIFPFAKTGGLADVAQALPHSLSKHVDIVCVMPLYDFMDKSLLQKSELSFSVILGDITHLITLYTSNYKGVTTYFIQTPMLSDSQELYSSSSGSYANNNPNFGIFCAAIVLLAKELHVDIVHLNDWHTALAALWIKESAPQIKTVFTIHNLAYQGLFDASMLKYFGIDTKYFTMQGIEFHNQLSFIKAGIAYSDIVTTVSPQYAKEIMSERFGCGLHTFLHTHKEKIFGIINGIDLELFNPQTDTALRATFSSTNINSKYLNKNALLKELSLEISQKPLFVMVSRLAEQKGFDLLIDSIEQILKKNLILVIQVDGENSYKQKLVSIAKRFKNLFLQFGYNEDKSHRLYAAGDFLLMPSLYEPCGLSQMIAMRYGAVPVVHGVGGLLDTVHENQQKCGEGIVFSHPTEDALLDAVDRALKLGNNTKEMKRVIGFNMECDFSFDKSALSYIHHYKELVA from the coding sequence ATGAAAATTCTTTTTGCTGCAAGTGAGATTTTCCCTTTTGCTAAAACTGGGGGTCTCGCAGATGTGGCTCAAGCACTACCACACTCTCTAAGTAAACATGTTGATATAGTTTGTGTTATGCCGCTGTATGACTTTATGGATAAATCATTATTGCAAAAAAGTGAACTTAGCTTTAGTGTAATATTAGGTGATATTACTCATCTTATCACTCTTTATACGAGTAATTATAAAGGCGTAACAACGTACTTTATTCAAACACCAATGTTAAGCGATTCCCAAGAGTTATATAGCAGCAGCAGTGGTTCATATGCTAACAATAATCCTAATTTTGGAATCTTTTGTGCCGCTATTGTTTTGTTGGCAAAAGAGCTACATGTAGATATAGTACATCTTAATGATTGGCATACTGCATTGGCCGCATTGTGGATAAAAGAGTCTGCGCCACAGATTAAAACTGTTTTCACAATTCATAATCTTGCTTATCAGGGGCTTTTTGATGCATCAATGCTAAAATATTTCGGTATAGATACAAAGTATTTTACAATGCAGGGGATAGAGTTTCATAATCAGCTTAGTTTTATAAAAGCGGGTATAGCTTACAGTGATATTGTTACAACCGTTAGCCCTCAGTATGCTAAAGAGATAATGAGTGAGAGATTTGGGTGCGGTCTTCACACTTTTTTACATACTCACAAAGAGAAAATATTTGGCATTATTAATGGTATAGATTTGGAGTTGTTTAACCCGCAAACAGATACAGCACTCAGAGCTACTTTTAGTTCAACAAATATAAACTCTAAATATCTTAATAAAAATGCACTTTTAAAAGAGCTTAGTCTTGAAATTTCTCAAAAACCTCTCTTTGTTATGGTTAGCAGATTAGCAGAGCAAAAAGGTTTTGATTTACTTATTGATTCCATAGAGCAGATACTAAAGAAAAATTTAATTTTAGTAATACAGGTTGATGGCGAAAACTCTTACAAACAAAAGCTTGTATCTATCGCCAAGAGATTTAAAAATTTATTTTTGCAATTTGGATACAACGAAGATAAGTCTCATCGTTTATACGCAGCAGGAGATTTTTTGCTAATGCCATCACTTTATGAGCCTTGCGGGCTGAGCCAGATGATAGCTATGCGCTATGGCGCAGTGCCAGTAGTTCATGGAGTTGGCGGTCTTCTTGATACCGTACATGAGAATCAGCAAAAGTGCGGAGAAGGTATTGTGTTTTCACACCCAACAGAAGATGCGCTTCTTGATGCAGTTGATAGGGCTTTAAAACTCGGAAACAATACCAAAGAGATGAAAAGAGTAATCGGCTTTAATATGGAGTGTGATTTCTCTTTTGATAAAAGTGCCCTATCATATATTCATCACTACAAGGAGCTGGTAGCATGA